One Thermincola ferriacetica DNA window includes the following coding sequences:
- a CDS encoding 2-oxoacid:acceptor oxidoreductase family protein: MLEELIIAGFGGQGVMSMGQLLTYAGMIEDKHVAYIPSYGPEMRGGTANCSVTISDREISSPVFTEPSSVIIMNQPSLAKFEPMLKPGGLMLINSSLVSQKAIRQDIRVLEIPGNEMAEKLGNGKVANIVLLGAYIEMTKVVTIDSIIESLKKVLPERRHNLIPLNRQALELGAEIVRKTTE, translated from the coding sequence ATGCTGGAGGAATTGATAATTGCCGGATTTGGCGGCCAGGGTGTTATGTCCATGGGGCAGTTGCTGACCTATGCCGGAATGATCGAGGACAAGCATGTGGCTTATATTCCCTCCTATGGGCCGGAAATGCGCGGTGGTACCGCCAACTGCTCTGTGACTATTTCTGACAGAGAAATCAGTTCACCTGTTTTCACCGAGCCTTCATCGGTCATTATTATGAACCAGCCGTCATTGGCTAAGTTTGAACCGATGCTGAAACCGGGCGGCTTGATGCTTATAAACAGTTCTCTGGTTTCCCAAAAAGCAATCCGCCAGGACATCAGGGTTCTCGAGATCCCCGGCAACGAAATGGCCGAAAAACTGGGTAACGGCAAGGTGGCCAATATAGTGCTGCTGGGAGCATATATAGAAATGACCAAAGTGGTGACCATTGATTCGATCATAGAATCTCTGAAAAAAGTTCTTCCTGAGCGCAGGCATAACTTGATTCCTCTGAACAGGCAGGCTCTGGAGCTTGGGGCGGAGATAGTTCGGAAAACAACAGAATAG
- a CDS encoding M20/M25/M40 family metallo-hydrolase, with amino-acid sequence MVNQIRITDEFCEMVKIDSASYNERNFADWLKNRLTGMGLTVYEDKAGEMLNSGCGNLIARLPGNAEGIPAIMLCAHMDTVEPGRGIEPVVKDGVITSAGDTVLGADDKAGIAAILECIRVLQEKNIQHGDIELVFTVAEECGLQGVKRLDFDKLTARFGYVLDCDGSAGTIITKAPAQYRIKAVIYGKAAHAGISPEEGVNAIVVASRAISKMKLGRIDHQTTANIGIINGGKATNIIPDMVNIEGEARSIDPDTLEKQVAQMCGVLEETAREAGARVEIEKEFLYPHLNLAETDPAVKFAVQAAKKLGREPKLISTGGGSDANIFNGKGIPTANLGIGMNKVHSTEEYITIEDLVLNARYLVEIVQVISANGSEV; translated from the coding sequence ATGGTTAACCAAATACGGATAACGGACGAGTTTTGTGAAATGGTTAAGATTGACTCCGCCTCATACAATGAGCGGAACTTTGCCGACTGGTTGAAAAACCGCTTAACCGGCATGGGTTTAACTGTTTACGAAGACAAGGCCGGCGAAATGCTTAATTCCGGGTGCGGCAACCTTATTGCCAGGCTACCCGGCAATGCCGAAGGGATACCCGCCATCATGCTGTGCGCCCATATGGATACCGTGGAGCCGGGCCGGGGGATTGAGCCTGTTGTTAAAGACGGGGTGATAACTTCTGCCGGAGACACTGTTTTGGGTGCTGATGATAAAGCCGGTATTGCTGCTATACTGGAGTGCATCCGGGTACTTCAGGAAAAAAATATTCAACATGGTGACATAGAATTGGTGTTCACCGTGGCCGAAGAATGCGGCTTGCAGGGTGTGAAACGCCTGGATTTTGATAAACTAACCGCCCGGTTTGGCTATGTCCTTGATTGTGACGGTTCAGCCGGGACCATAATCACGAAAGCACCGGCCCAGTACAGAATTAAGGCCGTAATATATGGCAAGGCAGCCCATGCGGGTATCAGCCCCGAGGAGGGCGTAAATGCCATCGTGGTTGCTTCCAGGGCCATCAGCAAGATGAAACTGGGGCGGATTGACCACCAGACCACTGCCAATATTGGTATCATCAACGGTGGAAAAGCGACTAACATTATCCCTGACATGGTCAACATTGAAGGGGAAGCCCGGAGTATTGACCCGGACACCCTGGAAAAACAGGTAGCGCAAATGTGTGGCGTGCTTGAAGAAACTGCCCGGGAGGCCGGGGCCAGGGTAGAAATAGAAAAGGAGTTTCTCTATCCCCATCTAAACCTGGCAGAAACGGACCCGGCGGTGAAATTTGCAGTACAGGCGGCCAAAAAACTGGGCCGGGAGCCAAAGCTGATCAGCACCGGCGGGGGAAGCGATGCCAACATTTTTAACGGTAAAGGTATCCCGACGGCTAACCTGGGTATTGGCATGAATAAAGTGCACTCCACGGAGGAATATATTACCATAGAGGACTTGGTATTAAATGCCAGATACCTGGTGGAAATTGTGCAAGTGATTTCAGCAAATGGTTCGGAGGTATAA
- a CDS encoding helix-turn-helix domain-containing protein: MSEQLKQIAARIRELREISGISLETLAQEFGVSKETYQEYESGEVDIPVSFLYEVANKFNVELTEILTGESPRLHIYSVVRKGKGVSVDRRKEYKYQNLAFNFVHKKAEPFLVTVEPDLVDGPVSYNFHPGQEFNYVLEGTLKVIIDGHEVILNEGDSLFFDSGYKHGMKAMNNKPAKFLAIIL; encoded by the coding sequence ATGTCAGAGCAATTAAAGCAAATTGCTGCACGCATAAGAGAGCTCAGGGAAATTTCCGGCATTTCTTTGGAAACCCTGGCTCAGGAATTCGGCGTTTCAAAAGAAACTTACCAGGAATACGAAAGCGGCGAGGTTGACATTCCCGTGAGTTTCCTTTATGAAGTTGCCAACAAATTCAATGTGGAGCTAACGGAGATCCTGACGGGTGAAAGCCCCAGGCTGCATATCTATTCAGTGGTAAGAAAAGGCAAAGGCGTAAGCGTTGACAGGAGGAAAGAGTATAAGTACCAAAACCTGGCTTTTAATTTTGTGCACAAAAAGGCCGAGCCTTTCCTGGTTACTGTTGAACCAGACCTCGTTGACGGGCCTGTCAGCTATAATTTCCATCCCGGTCAGGAATTCAACTATGTGCTTGAGGGCACCCTCAAAGTAATTATTGACGGGCATGAGGTCATACTCAATGAAGGAGATTCATTATTTTTTGATTCGGGCTATAAACATGGCATGAAGGCAATGAACAACAAGCCGGCTAAGTTCTTGGCCATTATTTTATAA
- a CDS encoding amidase domain-containing protein: protein MLTMDLQQRHTQISIGKTIILQGILWDSWSYSWVNASIFANYLKENPAATLIARYSARTDDSYPTPPNNVSTTAVGDVLMYDLDSNGKSDHAAILVSTYGKDESTAPSNGQYGDLQDQHTKDYYHVIWNLNYYSDYKTMTITVLRPN from the coding sequence ATGCTTACAATGGATTTGCAGCAAAGACATACGCAGATAAGTATTGGAAAAACTATAATACTGCAGGGTATACTTTGGGATTCCTGGTCTTATAGTTGGGTAAATGCCAGTATTTTTGCGAACTACTTAAAAGAAAATCCTGCTGCAACTTTAATCGCAAGATATAGTGCTAGAACTGATGATAGTTATCCAACTCCGCCAAATAACGTATCAACCACTGCTGTAGGTGATGTTCTGATGTATGATTTGGATAGCAACGGTAAAAGTGACCATGCTGCTATTTTGGTAAGTACATATGGAAAAGATGAGAGCACTGCCCCCAGCAATGGACAGTATGGAGACTTACAGGATCAACATACTAAAGATTATTATCATGTAATATGGAATCTTAATTATTATAGCGATTACAAGACTATGACGATTACGGTTCTGAGGCCTAATTAG
- a CDS encoding ExeA family protein: MGLIVGEPGAGKTFALRAFAESLNPSLYKVIYFPLSTGTVMDFYRGLEAGLGEKLKFCKVDLFHQIQHAVQVFFRERKVTPVFILDEMQMAKDLFFCDLSILFNFGMDSENPFILVLSGLPNLLERLTLNQNRPLFHRIMMRYKIEPLSREEVAGYIRHHMPAPGMQKRR; the protein is encoded by the coding sequence ATGGGATTGATCGTTGGCGAGCCGGGAGCAGGCAAGACCTTTGCTCTGCGGGCTTTTGCTGAGAGTCTGAATCCTTCACTTTACAAGGTGATATATTTTCCCTTGTCCACCGGTACGGTAATGGATTTTTACCGGGGCCTGGAGGCAGGTCTTGGCGAGAAACTGAAGTTCTGCAAGGTTGACCTATTTCACCAGATTCAGCATGCTGTCCAGGTGTTCTTCCGGGAACGGAAGGTCACACCGGTGTTTATCTTAGATGAAATGCAGATGGCCAAAGACCTGTTCTTTTGTGACCTGAGCATCCTCTTTAACTTTGGCATGGACTCGGAAAACCCCTTTATCCTTGTTCTGTCAGGTCTCCCTAATCTGCTCGAACGGTTGACGCTGAATCAAAACCGGCCATTGTTTCACAGGATTATGATGCGTTACAAGATAGAACCGTTGAGCAGGGAAGAGGTGGCGGGTTACATCCGGCACCATATGCCGGCGCCAGGCATGCAAAAGCGGCGCTAA
- a CDS encoding DUF3866 family protein — protein MIRIRQGKVVKVLTENPVMKEVLVAVEGGEARAVNYNLLTGPVAEGDVVVLNTTAVHKSLGSGGWHFVMANLSVRETDTEEAGHIMKLRYTPGQVKCLAVEEEESPYHEAINACASVEGLPVIVSTLHSMLPLIAAGIRAISPKIRTAYIMTDGAALPIWFSKMVRNLTGKGWIAKTITIGHAFGGDLEAVNIYTGLAAAKVAAKADLVIIGMGPGIVGTGTRLGFTGVEQGEMINAVHVMEGLSVAVPRISFADPRARHRGVSHHSLTALGRIALARAKVVLPELEIGKAALINEQLAESGITEKHDIVVEDGKPAVDLVKSEGIKVTTMGRDIDQDLEFFLTAGAAGIAGAKLI, from the coding sequence ATGATCAGAATCAGGCAGGGCAAGGTGGTCAAGGTGTTGACCGAAAACCCTGTGATGAAGGAAGTCCTGGTTGCTGTCGAAGGCGGCGAAGCCAGGGCGGTGAACTACAATTTATTAACCGGTCCCGTGGCAGAAGGTGATGTGGTAGTGCTGAACACTACGGCTGTACATAAATCGCTGGGTAGCGGCGGCTGGCATTTTGTGATGGCCAATTTATCTGTCCGGGAGACTGATACCGAAGAAGCCGGGCACATTATGAAGTTGCGGTATACGCCGGGGCAGGTAAAGTGCCTGGCCGTGGAAGAAGAGGAGAGTCCTTATCATGAGGCCATAAATGCCTGTGCATCTGTTGAGGGCTTGCCGGTCATCGTCAGTACTTTGCACAGCATGTTGCCCCTGATAGCAGCGGGGATCAGGGCTATCAGCCCGAAAATCAGAACGGCCTATATTATGACGGATGGTGCGGCCCTGCCTATCTGGTTCAGTAAAATGGTCCGCAATTTGACAGGCAAAGGGTGGATTGCAAAAACCATAACCATTGGACACGCCTTCGGGGGCGACCTGGAAGCTGTCAATATTTACACGGGCTTGGCGGCAGCGAAGGTTGCGGCCAAGGCAGATCTGGTTATCATCGGGATGGGTCCCGGCATTGTCGGGACAGGAACCAGACTGGGCTTTACCGGGGTGGAACAGGGTGAAATGATCAATGCCGTACATGTTATGGAAGGATTGTCTGTAGCTGTACCACGAATTAGCTTTGCCGATCCCCGGGCAAGGCACCGGGGCGTCAGCCATCATTCCTTAACTGCTCTGGGCAGGATAGCATTGGCCCGGGCCAAAGTGGTACTGCCTGAACTGGAGATAGGAAAAGCGGCATTAATTAATGAACAGCTCGCAGAAAGCGGTATTACTGAAAAACATGATATTGTAGTGGAGGATGGCAAGCCGGCCGTTGACCTTGTCAAAAGTGAAGGCATAAAAGTGACTACCATGGGTCGTGATATTGACCAGGATTTGGAGTTTTTCCTGACCGCCGGCGCGGCAGGGATTGCCGGGGCGAAACTAATCTAG
- a CDS encoding 4Fe-4S binding protein: MAKGRAIIHEERCKGCELCTTACPQGLIEMAKHLNAAGYHPAVVTDQSKCKGCALCAVMCPDVAIEVEKEEN, translated from the coding sequence ATGGCAAAAGGACGAGCTATTATTCACGAGGAACGCTGCAAGGGCTGCGAACTTTGTACCACCGCGTGTCCACAGGGCTTGATAGAAATGGCCAAACATTTAAACGCCGCCGGCTATCACCCGGCAGTAGTTACTGACCAGTCCAAGTGCAAGGGCTGCGCCCTGTGTGCAGTGATGTGTCCCGATGTGGCAATTGAAGTGGAGAAGGAGGAGAATTAA
- a CDS encoding nuclear transport factor 2 family protein → MNSNTFNKKGLLISIAIVTIAGLMIWASLGFVDKDEAKDIAEIEKVITKGVHTFNSLDIAPAPYNSVFDKVPDDVKNKMNDKFVAELSKYYSGPLLNDRIAQLKGAIPYQELNEFRVKDGGVRKIENFTANINGDKATAEADIRKFMKSVRKNGDGDKTWEGVAHYKFTLDKIDGKWKITGEEWNYLPGQGP, encoded by the coding sequence ATGAATTCAAACACTTTCAATAAAAAAGGTTTGCTAATAAGCATTGCAATTGTCACCATTGCAGGATTAATGATTTGGGCCAGTCTTGGTTTTGTTGATAAAGATGAAGCAAAGGATATTGCTGAGATTGAAAAGGTAATAACCAAAGGTGTGCATACATTTAATAGTCTAGATATTGCTCCTGCCCCTTACAACTCAGTCTTCGACAAAGTACCCGATGATGTGAAGAATAAGATGAACGATAAGTTTGTTGCCGAATTGTCAAAATATTATAGCGGCCCTCTTTTAAATGACCGTATTGCTCAACTGAAAGGAGCAATTCCGTATCAAGAGTTAAATGAATTTCGGGTCAAAGATGGCGGAGTAAGGAAGATTGAAAATTTTACAGCGAATATAAACGGAGACAAAGCAACTGCAGAAGCTGATATAAGAAAATTTATGAAAAGTGTCAGAAAAAATGGTGACGGTGACAAAACCTGGGAAGGCGTTGCACATTATAAATTTACTCTTGATAAAATTGACGGCAAATGGAAAATTACTGGTGAAGAGTGGAATTACTTGCCTGGCCAGGGTCCCTAA
- a CDS encoding DUF6431 domain-containing protein encodes MILPYDFSISIDEYAERGKKNDFPEIDQCPCCKGRTRLARHGFYWRNAITAAKQYRLPICRLICPSCKKTVSLLPSFLLPYFQHAVDVILEKLHNSLIYRKITGYH; translated from the coding sequence TTGATACTACCGTATGATTTTAGCATTTCAATTGATGAGTACGCGGAGCGCGGGAAAAAGAACGATTTCCCGGAGATTGATCAGTGCCCTTGTTGTAAAGGGCGGACGCGTCTGGCCCGGCATGGTTTCTACTGGCGGAATGCCATCACCGCCGCGAAACAATACCGGTTGCCGATTTGCCGGCTGATATGCCCTTCCTGCAAAAAAACGGTCTCACTACTGCCATCGTTTTTGCTCCCATATTTCCAGCATGCCGTTGATGTTATCCTGGAGAAGTTGCACAACAGCCTGATATACAGGAAAATCACCGGCTATCATTAA
- a CDS encoding YncE family protein: MGFHTSHNNIRGVSNVEKNNISDSCNVNTSFLSSGCGHSETNTKLISNLKYSLYADNLGDVSYIEIFSLDKGNFKYNVKQIQLRKKGLNANHIYKVSENKIYCSNYGSNGEIQKGRIVVLKNGDIINTIKIKDKYGAQDIIFDPGKKKAYVMFILQPAPYNPSGTPFKIIDTEKDEVIKPFSLKGSFYGYDIKGNYIYVCVDAIDLGYKDVPNNYIASIKRNTQEIKVLTPKGLNFCPTDLKIAPNGKIYMVSSFNNLKYEGCKEPKVSIYNTDGTFLKEIKLDLPDCNKIVINKDGMAYITHNNGGDSGDTITVFNTNTDKVVGKIKGFSGPAGMAIKDNYLFVSNYNTGKISVVDLKLSKIIGNIKLGEGVNPSTLVVF, encoded by the coding sequence ATGGGATTCCATACCTCTCATAACAATATAAGGGGAGTATCGAATGTTGAAAAAAACAACATATCTGATTCTTGTAATGTTAATACTTCTTTTTTAAGTAGTGGATGTGGCCATAGTGAAACGAATACAAAACTGATCAGCAATCTGAAATATAGTTTGTATGCTGATAATTTGGGAGATGTGAGTTATATTGAAATATTTAGTCTTGATAAAGGTAATTTTAAGTACAATGTTAAACAGATTCAGCTTAGAAAAAAAGGTTTGAACGCCAACCATATATATAAAGTAAGTGAAAATAAAATTTATTGTTCGAATTACGGTAGTAATGGCGAAATTCAGAAGGGTAGGATTGTTGTACTGAAAAATGGCGATATTATCAATACTATTAAAATTAAAGATAAATATGGTGCGCAGGATATTATATTCGACCCTGGTAAAAAGAAGGCTTATGTAATGTTCATTTTGCAACCTGCACCATACAATCCTTCAGGAACGCCGTTTAAAATAATTGATACTGAAAAAGATGAAGTAATTAAACCCTTTAGTCTCAAGGGATCGTTTTATGGATATGACATTAAAGGTAATTATATTTACGTTTGTGTAGACGCAATAGACTTAGGTTATAAAGATGTGCCAAATAATTATATTGCATCTATCAAAAGAAATACACAAGAAATCAAAGTTTTAACACCAAAAGGTCTAAATTTTTGCCCCACAGATCTTAAGATAGCCCCTAACGGGAAAATTTATATGGTTAGTAGCTTTAATAACCTCAAATACGAAGGCTGCAAAGAACCCAAAGTAAGTATTTATAATACTGATGGAACATTTTTGAAGGAAATAAAACTAGATTTGCCTGACTGTAATAAAATTGTCATAAACAAAGATGGGATGGCATATATAACTCACAATAATGGAGGTGATTCCGGCGATACAATAACTGTTTTTAACACAAATACAGATAAAGTAGTTGGTAAAATCAAAGGATTTAGTGGACCAGCAGGAATGGCCATTAAAGATAATTATTTGTTTGTTAGCAATTATAATACTGGTAAGATTTCGGTAGTAGATTTAAAATTAAGTAAAATCATTGGCAACATTAAACTGGGTGAAGGTGTTAATCCTTCAACGTTAGTAGTCTTTTGA
- a CDS encoding thiamine pyrophosphate-dependent enzyme, with protein MKKVFTRPKALTDKQMHYCPGCTHGVVHRLAAEVIDELGIQEKTIGIAPVGCAVFAYEYWDIDCQQASHGRAPAVATGIKRVHPDSVVFTYQGDGDLAAIGTAEIVHAAARGEKITVLFINNTIYGMTGGQLAPTTLIGQKSTTTPYGRDKDVNGYPVRMTEMLSVLDGVAYAVRVSVHNPANILKAKKAIKKAFEVQMNNEGFAIVEILSTCPTNWGLPPVEAVKWLEENMLPYYPLGEYKVSGEVAK; from the coding sequence ATGAAGAAGGTTTTCACCAGGCCTAAAGCCCTGACAGATAAACAAATGCATTATTGCCCCGGGTGTACCCATGGTGTGGTTCACAGGCTGGCGGCAGAAGTGATTGATGAACTTGGCATCCAAGAGAAAACCATAGGTATTGCTCCTGTCGGATGTGCTGTTTTTGCTTACGAATACTGGGATATTGATTGCCAACAGGCTTCCCACGGGAGGGCTCCTGCCGTAGCCACCGGTATTAAGCGTGTTCATCCCGACAGTGTAGTTTTCACCTACCAGGGGGACGGCGACCTGGCAGCGATAGGAACGGCAGAGATCGTACATGCCGCTGCCAGGGGAGAAAAAATTACGGTTCTGTTTATCAACAATACTATTTACGGCATGACGGGCGGTCAATTGGCGCCTACGACCCTGATCGGACAGAAATCCACCACCACTCCTTACGGCCGGGACAAGGATGTGAACGGCTATCCCGTGCGGATGACAGAAATGCTGTCCGTGTTGGACGGAGTTGCTTATGCTGTCAGGGTTTCCGTGCATAACCCGGCCAATATTCTCAAAGCAAAAAAGGCTATTAAAAAGGCCTTTGAAGTACAGATGAACAATGAGGGTTTTGCGATTGTGGAAATTTTGTCAACCTGCCCGACCAACTGGGGTTTGCCGCCTGTAGAAGCGGTGAAATGGCTGGAAGAAAACATGCTGCCTTACTACCCCTTAGGTGAATATAAGGTTTCCGGGGAGGTGGCCAAGTAA
- a CDS encoding AMP-binding protein: MLEKFISRENFDSYEDFVENFKINIPGNFNFAYDVVDFMAQENPDRVAMVWCDDKGEEAVFTFAQMKRYSNKAANFFKSLGIKKGDPVMLILKRRYEFWFCLLALHKIGAICIPATNLLTTKDLVYRNNAADIKMVVAVADEEVLTHVDEAEKKSPTLVLKAAVGGQRDGWIDFNSELEKASEIFERPVGAEAPQNEDIMLLYFTSGTTGMPKMVQHNFTYPLGHILTAKYWQQVKEGGLHLTVAETGWAKAVWGKIYGQWICGSAVFVYDFDKFIPKNLLKAIEKYGVTTFCAPPTIYRFFIKEDLSQFDLSKLEHCSIAGEPLNPEVYEQWLKATGIKLMEGYGQTELTVTIATFPWLKPKPGSMGKPAPGYDVDLIDENGNSCDVGEEGQIVIRTKGGKPFGMFDGYYRDAELTKKVWHDDIYYTGDMAWRDEDGYYWFVGRADDVIKSSGYRIGPFEVESALLEHPAVLECAITGVPDPVRGQVVKATVVLTPNYTPSDDLVKELQEHVKKVTAPYKYPRIIEFVDELPKTISGKIRRVEIREQDKNKQ, encoded by the coding sequence ATGCTGGAAAAATTCATTTCAAGGGAGAATTTTGATTCGTACGAGGATTTTGTTGAAAATTTCAAGATTAATATACCCGGTAATTTTAACTTTGCTTATGACGTGGTAGACTTTATGGCTCAAGAAAACCCAGACAGGGTGGCTATGGTCTGGTGCGATGATAAGGGCGAAGAAGCCGTTTTTACTTTTGCCCAGATGAAGCGTTATAGCAATAAAGCGGCCAACTTTTTTAAATCGCTGGGCATTAAAAAAGGGGACCCGGTAATGCTTATTTTAAAAAGGCGTTACGAATTCTGGTTCTGCTTGCTGGCGTTGCATAAAATCGGGGCAATATGTATCCCCGCAACTAACTTGCTGACCACAAAAGATTTAGTTTACAGAAACAATGCTGCCGACATAAAAATGGTAGTAGCCGTAGCCGATGAAGAAGTTTTAACACATGTGGATGAAGCGGAGAAAAAATCCCCAACGCTTGTACTCAAAGCTGCCGTAGGCGGTCAGCGTGACGGCTGGATCGACTTTAACAGTGAACTGGAAAAGGCCTCGGAAATTTTTGAAAGGCCTGTTGGAGCAGAAGCTCCTCAAAATGAGGATATTATGCTCTTATACTTTACTTCCGGCACTACGGGAATGCCGAAGATGGTGCAGCATAATTTTACATACCCCCTGGGCCATATCCTGACAGCCAAGTACTGGCAACAGGTTAAGGAGGGCGGGCTACACCTGACTGTCGCGGAAACGGGGTGGGCCAAAGCTGTATGGGGTAAAATATATGGCCAGTGGATTTGTGGCAGTGCAGTGTTTGTTTATGACTTTGACAAATTTATTCCGAAAAATCTTCTAAAGGCAATAGAAAAATACGGCGTTACCACATTTTGCGCTCCCCCGACAATCTACCGGTTCTTTATCAAAGAAGACTTAAGCCAGTTTGACCTTAGCAAGCTGGAACATTGTTCTATCGCCGGTGAACCTTTAAATCCCGAAGTATACGAGCAATGGCTAAAAGCAACAGGTATTAAACTTATGGAGGGTTATGGTCAGACCGAATTAACGGTAACAATTGCCACTTTTCCCTGGTTAAAACCGAAGCCGGGTTCCATGGGTAAACCGGCCCCGGGTTATGATGTGGATTTAATTGATGAGAACGGAAATTCTTGCGATGTGGGGGAAGAAGGTCAGATTGTTATCCGCACCAAAGGAGGAAAACCCTTTGGTATGTTCGACGGCTATTACCGGGATGCGGAATTAACCAAAAAGGTGTGGCACGATGATATCTATTATACCGGGGATATGGCATGGCGCGATGAGGACGGTTACTACTGGTTTGTGGGTAGGGCCGATGATGTGATTAAGAGTTCAGGGTACCGGATCGGGCCCTTTGAAGTTGAAAGTGCGCTTCTGGAGCACCCGGCTGTTCTTGAATGTGCGATAACGGGTGTCCCTGACCCTGTCAGAGGTCAAGTAGTTAAGGCTACTGTGGTTTTGACCCCAAATTACACCCCCAGCGATGACCTGGTCAAGGAACTGCAGGAACATGTGAAAAAAGTGACTGCGCCATATAAGTATCCACGGATTATAGAATTTGTGGATGAACTGCCCAAAACCATCAGCGGCAAAATACGTAGGGTAGAAATAAGGGAGCAAGATAAGAACAAGCAGTAG
- a CDS encoding 3-methyl-2-oxobutanoate dehydrogenase subunit VorB, with translation MGKVLMKGNEAVAEAAILGGCKFFFGYPITPQNEIPEYMAKRLPQVGGTFIQAESETSAINMVYGAAGAGARVMTSSSSPGISLKQEGISYIAGAELPCVIVNMVRGGPGLGNIAPAQSDYFQATKGGGHGDYRLVVYGPASVQELVDLTIEAFDVADRYRNPVMILGDGILGQMMEPVEFKVQEAKQGPDKPWATTGAKGRERNIINSLYIVPEDLARHCAKLQAKYDEIAAKEKRCEEYFTADAEIVLAAYGTTARICKAVVDQARQEGIKAGLIRPITLWPFPDEPFSRVAEHADAFMAVEMSTGQMVEDVRLAVNGKKPVYFFGRTGGIVPTKAEIFAEMKKILEGGNR, from the coding sequence TTGGGCAAGGTATTGATGAAAGGCAATGAGGCTGTAGCAGAAGCAGCCATATTAGGTGGCTGTAAATTCTTTTTCGGTTACCCCATTACACCGCAGAATGAAATCCCTGAATACATGGCCAAGAGATTACCTCAAGTCGGGGGTACATTTATACAGGCCGAAAGCGAAACGTCAGCAATTAATATGGTTTATGGAGCAGCCGGTGCCGGAGCAAGGGTGATGACATCGTCATCCAGCCCGGGCATAAGCCTGAAACAGGAAGGTATTTCTTATATTGCCGGGGCTGAACTGCCCTGTGTTATCGTGAACATGGTCAGGGGCGGCCCGGGTTTAGGGAATATTGCCCCCGCTCAATCGGATTATTTCCAGGCCACCAAGGGCGGCGGTCATGGCGATTACCGGCTGGTTGTCTACGGACCGGCTTCTGTCCAGGAATTAGTGGACCTGACTATTGAAGCCTTTGACGTGGCAGACCGGTACAGGAATCCGGTGATGATACTGGGTGATGGTATTTTAGGCCAGATGATGGAACCTGTCGAGTTCAAAGTGCAGGAAGCTAAGCAGGGTCCGGACAAACCCTGGGCCACTACGGGAGCGAAAGGCAGAGAAAGAAACATTATCAATTCTCTGTACATTGTTCCCGAAGACCTGGCCAGGCATTGCGCAAAGCTGCAGGCCAAGTATGATGAAATTGCCGCCAAGGAAAAGCGCTGTGAAGAATATTTCACCGCCGATGCGGAAATAGTCCTGGCAGCTTATGGGACGACGGCCCGAATTTGCAAAGCCGTTGTTGACCAGGCCCGGCAGGAGGGTATTAAAGCCGGCTTAATCAGGCCGATAACCTTATGGCCTTTCCCCGATGAACCGTTCAGCAGGGTGGCTGAACATGCCGATGCTTTTATGGCGGTAGAAATGAGCACCGGGCAGATGGTCGAAGACGTCCGCCTGGCCGTTAACGGTAAAAAACCTGTATATTTCTTTGGCCGGACCGGTGGGATAGTACCGACTAAAGCGGAGATTTTTGCGGAAATGAAAAAGATACTGGAAGGGGGTAACCGGTAA